A DNA window from Hordeum vulgare subsp. vulgare chromosome 1H, MorexV3_pseudomolecules_assembly, whole genome shotgun sequence contains the following coding sequences:
- the LOC123426920 gene encoding probable cellulose synthase A catalytic subunit 1 [UDP-forming], whose amino-acid sequence MAANRGMVAGSHNRNEFVMIRNDGDAPAPGKEVKGAGGQGCQICGDTVGVSATGDVFVACNECAFPVCRPCYEYERKDGVKCCPQCKTRYKRLKGSPRVPGDEEEEDVDDLDNEFNYKQGNGKGPEWQLQGQGEDIDLSSSSRHEPHHRIPRLTSGQQISGEIPDASPDRHSIRSPTSSYVDPSVPVPVRIVDPSKDLNSYGLNSVDWKERVESWRVKQDKNMMQVTNKYPDARGGGDMEGTGSNGEDMQMVDDARLPLSRIVPIPANQLNLYRIVIILRLIILCFFFQYRVTHPVRDAYGLWLVSVICEIWFALSWLLDQFPKWYPINRETYLDRLALRYDREGEPSQLCPIDIFVSTVDPLKEPPLITANTVLSILAVDYPVDKVSCYVSDDGSAMLTFESLSETAEFARKWVPFCKKHNIEPRAPEFYFQQKIDYLKDKIQPSFVKERRAMKREYEEFKIRINALVAKAQKVPEEGWTMADGTAWPGNNPRDHPGMIQVFLGHSGGLDTDGNELPRLVYVSREKRPGFQHHKKAGAMNALIRVSAVLTNGAYLLNVDCDHYFNSSKALREAMCFMMDPALGRKTCYVQFPQRFDGIDLHDRYANRNIVFFDINMKGLDGIQGPMYVGTGCCFNRQALYGYDPVLTEADLEPNIVVKSCCGGRKKKNKSYMDNKNRMMKRTESSAPIFNMDDIEEGIEGYEDERSMLMSQKRLEKRFGQSPIFTASTFMTQGGIPPSTNPASLLKEAIHVISCGYEDKTEWGKEIGWIYGSVTEDILTGFKMHARGWISIYCMPPRPCFKGSAPINLSDRLNQVLRWALGSVEILFSRHCPIWYNYGGRLKLLERMAYINTIVYPITSLPLIAYCVLPAICLLTNKFIIPEISNYAGMFFILMFASIFATGILELRWSGVGIEDWWRNEQFWVIGGTSAHLFAVFQGLLKVLAGIDTNFTVTSKANDEDGDFAELYVFKWTSLLIPPTTVLVINLVGMVAGISYAINSGYQSWGPLFGKLFFSIWVILHLYPFLKGLMGKQNRTPTIVIVWSILLASIFSLLWVKIDPFISDTQKAVAMGQCGVNC is encoded by the exons ATGGCGGCCAACCGGGGGATGGTCGCGGGGTCGCACAATCGCAATGAGTTCGTCATGATCCGCAACGACGGCGACGCGCCCGCCCCG GGTAAGGAGGTAAAAGGCGCGGGTGGTCAGGGCTGCCAGATATGTGGTGACACTGTTGGCGTTTCGGCCACCGGTGATGTCTTTGTTGCCTGCAATGAGTGCGCCTTCCCGGTCTGCCGCCCTTGCTATGAGTATGAACGCAAGGATGGGGTCAAATGCTGTCCTCAGTGCAAGACTAGATACAAGAGGCTGAAAG GTAGCCCCCGAGTTCCGGgagatgaggaggaagaagatgttgatgacctGGACAatgagttcaactacaagcaagggaATGGCAAAGGTCCAGAGTGGCAGCTGCAGGGTCAAGGAGAAGACATTGATTTGTCTTCATCCTCTCGCCATGAACCTCATCATCGTATTCCTCGGCTGACAAGTGGGCAACAG ATCTCCGGGGAAATCCCTGATGCTTCCCCTGATCGCCACTCTATCCGCAGCCCAACATCAAGCTATGTTGATCCAAGTGTCCCAG TTCCTGTGAGGATTGTGGACCCTTCGAAGGACTTGAACTCCTATGGGCTTAACAGTGTTGACTGGAAGGAAAGAGTCGAAAGCTGGAGGGTTAAGCAGGACAAAAACATGATGCAGGTGACCAATAAATATCCAGATGCAAGAGGAGGAGGGGACATGGAAGGAACTGGCTCAAATGGTGAAGATATGCAAAT GGTTGATGATGCACGTCTACCTCTGAGCCGTATAGTGCCTATTCCTGCTAACCAGCTCAACCTTTACAGGATAGTGATCATTCTCCGACTTATCATCCTGTGCTTCTTCTTCCAGTATCGTGTCACGCATCCAGTGCGTGATGCTTATGGATTATGGCTAGTGTCTGTTATCTGTGAAATTTGGTTTGCCTTGTCTTGGCTTCTAGATCAGTTTCCAAAATGGTATCCAATCAACCGTGAAACATACCTTGACAGACTTGCATTGAG GTATGATAGGGAGGGAGAGCCATCACAGCTGTGTCCCATTGATATCTTTGTCAGTACAGTGGATCCACTGAAGGAACCTCCCCTGATCACAGCAAATACTGTTCTGTCCATTCTTGCTGTGGATTACCCTGTCGACAAAGTGTCATGCTATGTTTCTGATGATGGTTCGGCTATGTTGACGTTTGAGTCGCTCTCAGAAACTGCAGAATTTGCTAGGAAGTGGGTTCCATTTTGCAAGAAGCACAACATTGAACCAAGGGCCCCGGAGTTTTACTTTCAGCAAAAAATAGATTACCTAAAGGACAAAATCCAGCCTTCTTTTGTGAAGGAAAGACGAGCAATGAAG AGAGAGTATGAAGAATTTAAAATACGAATCAATGCACTTGTTGCCAAAGCACAAAAAGTGCCTGAAGAGGGGTGGACCATGGCTGATGGCACCGCTTGGCCTGGGAATAACCCTAGGGACCATCCTGGCATGATTCAG GTGTTCTTGGGGCACAGTGGTGGCCTTGACACTGATGGTAATGAGTTGCCACGGCTTGTGTATGTCTCTCGTGAAAAGAGACCAGGTTTCCAGCATCACAAGAAGGCTGGTGCAATGAATGCACTG ATTCGCGTATCTGCTGTGTTGACGAATGGTGCCTATCTTCTTAATGTGGATTGTGATCACTACTTCAATAGCAGCAAAGCTCTTAGAGAAGCAATGTGCTTCATGATGGATCCCGCTCTAGGAAGGAAAACTTGCTATGTCCAATTTCCACAAAGATTTGATGGCATTGATTTGCACGATCGATATGCTAATCGCAACATAGTTTTCTTTGAT ATCAACATGAAAGGTTTAGATGGCATTCAGGGTCCAATGTATGTCGGAACAGGATGCTGTTTCAATAGGCAGGCCTTGTATGGCTATGATCCTGTATTAACTGAGGCTGATTTGGAACCTAACATTGTTGTTAAGAGCTGCTGTGGTGGcagaaagaaaaagaacaagagcTATATGGATAACAAAAACCGTATGATGAAGAGAACTGAGTCTTCTGCTCCCATCTTCAACATGGATGATATAGAAGAGGGAATAGAAG GTTATGAGGATGAAAGGTCCATGCTTATGTCCCAGAAGAGATTGGAGAAACGATTTGGTCAGTCTCCTATATTTACTGCATCCACCTTTATGACTCAAGGAGGCATACCACCTTCAACGAACCCAGCTTCCCTACTAAAGGAAGCCATCCATGTCATCAGCTGTGGATATGAGGACAAAACCGAATGGGGAAAAGAG ATTGGCTGGATCTATGGTTCAGTTACTGAAGATATTCTTACTGGGTTTAAAATGCACGCAAGAGGTTGGATATCAATCTACTGCATGCCACCACGACCTTGTTTCAAGGGTTCTGCGCCAATCAATCTCTCTGACCGTCTCAATCAAGTTCTCCGGTGGGCTCTTGGGTCAGTTGAAATTCTGTTTAGCAGACATTGTCCTATCTGGTACAATTACGGTGGGCGGTTGAAACTTCTGGAGAGGATGGcttacatcaacaccattgtttatCCAATAACATCCCTTCCACTTATCGCCTATTGTGTGCTTCCTGCTATCTGTCTCCTCACCAACAAATTTATCATTCCCGAG ATCAGTAACTATGCTGGGATGTTCTTTATTCTTATGTTTGCCTCCATCTTTGCCACGGGTATATTGGAGCTGCGATGGAGTGGTGTCGGCATCGAGGACTGGTGGAGAAACGAGCAGTTCTGGGTTATTGGTGGCACATCTGCCCATCTTTTCGCAGTGTTCCAGGGTCTGCTGAAGGTGTTGGCCGGGATTGACACCAACTTCACGGTTACCTCGAAGGCAAACGACGAGGATGGCGATTTTGCTGAGTTATACGTGTTCAAGTGGACCAGTCTCCTCATTCCTCCGACCACCGTCCTTGTGATTAACCTGGTGGGCATGGTGGCAGGCATATCATATGCCATCAACAGCGGTTACCAGTCTTGGGGTCCACTCTTCGGAAAGCTCTTCTTCTCAATCTGGGTGATCCTCCATCTCTACCCCTTCCTCAAGGGTCTCATGGGGAAGCAGAACCGCACGCCAACCATCGTCATTGTTTGGTCCATCCTCCTAGCCTCCATCTTCTCCCTCCTGTGGGTGAAGATCGACCCTTTCATATCCGATACCCAGAAAGCCGTCGCCATGGGGCAGTGTGGCGTCAACTGCTGA